A genomic segment from Streptomyces sp. NBC_01233 encodes:
- a CDS encoding DUF962 domain-containing protein encodes MTFSSYEEFWPYYVAMHSRAATRWIHLTGTLTGLALSVYGVARGRKRYLAALPLIGYGTAWPAHFLIEGNNPASFGHPGWSLRGDARMIRMMLAGRDAELGEIARKWLAENPCQGCPPVTDF; translated from the coding sequence ATGACTTTCAGCTCGTACGAGGAATTCTGGCCGTACTACGTCGCGATGCACTCCCGGGCCGCCACCCGCTGGATCCATCTCACCGGCACGCTCACCGGGCTCGCACTGAGCGTCTACGGGGTGGCGCGGGGCCGCAAGCGCTACCTCGCCGCGCTCCCGCTGATCGGTTACGGGACCGCCTGGCCGGCGCACTTCCTCATCGAGGGGAACAATCCGGCCAGCTTCGGCCATCCCGGATGGTCGCTGCGCGGGGACGCGCGGATGATCCGGATGATGCTGGCCGGGCGGGACGCGGAGCTGGGCGAGATCGCCCGGAAGTGGCTCGCCGAGAACCCGTGCCAGGGGTGCCCTCCCGTGACAGACTTCTGA
- a CDS encoding ArsR/SmtB family transcription factor gives MSTAIDDDLWSAIGDPTRRRMIDLLLAEGQGTATTLSAHLPVTRQAVTKHLAVLDRVGLVRYAPSGREKRYQVDEAQLARAVAQLNSVGEMWDARLRRIKSLAEAIQRAKNTEK, from the coding sequence ATGAGCACCGCGATCGACGACGACCTCTGGTCCGCGATAGGGGACCCGACCCGGCGCCGCATGATCGACCTGCTCCTGGCCGAGGGCCAGGGGACCGCGACGACGCTCAGTGCGCACCTGCCGGTGACCAGGCAGGCCGTGACCAAACACCTGGCCGTGCTCGACCGGGTCGGGCTCGTCCGGTACGCGCCCTCGGGACGGGAGAAGCGCTATCAGGTGGACGAGGCACAGCTGGCCCGTGCCGTGGCACAGCTGAACTCCGTCGGCGAGATGTGGGATGCCCGCCTGCGGCGCATCAAGAGCCTCGCCGAGGCGATCCAACGAGCCAAGAACACGGAGAAGTAG
- a CDS encoding Zn-ribbon domain-containing OB-fold protein, giving the protein MARTRTPVVKGWFTEDGPDGGFRLLGTRCSACTAVFFPREDAYCRNPHCPGDGELTEVPLSPRGRVWSCTDGRYRPPAPYVSDPGVPWEPYTLVAVELEAEGMVVLGQAVPGVGVADLAVGTEVEVVGGVLNEDAETVWTTWRFKPVGGAS; this is encoded by the coding sequence ATGGCACGCACACGCACACCCGTCGTGAAGGGGTGGTTCACCGAGGACGGTCCGGACGGCGGCTTCCGGCTGCTCGGCACCCGCTGCTCGGCCTGCACCGCGGTGTTCTTCCCGCGCGAGGACGCGTACTGCCGCAATCCGCACTGCCCGGGGGACGGCGAGCTCACCGAGGTGCCGCTGTCCCCGCGGGGCCGGGTCTGGTCCTGCACCGACGGGCGCTACCGGCCGCCCGCGCCGTACGTGTCCGACCCCGGCGTGCCCTGGGAGCCGTACACGCTGGTCGCGGTGGAACTGGAAGCCGAGGGGATGGTCGTGCTGGGGCAGGCGGTGCCCGGGGTGGGGGTCGCCGATCTGGCGGTCGGGACGGAGGTCGAGGTGGTGGGCGGCGTACTGAACGAGGACGCCGAAACCGTCTGGACCACCTGGCGGTTCAAGCCGGTGGGAGGGGCCTCATGA
- a CDS encoding M15 family metallopeptidase encodes MTAVVGALAVLAGGAAAPSGSGPGFVALREVDPSVRQDMRYAGARNFTGGVVDGYEEPVCLLARPAAEALRRAQRGLLRRGYALRVYDCYRPQRAVDRFVRWAREADGPDDRAAKAEFYPHVERNRLIPEGYIAEKSGHSRGSTLDVTLEELSGRQVDMATPFDFFDPLSHTGDPRVTGAARAHRQLLKGALAEQGFVNLPEEWWHFTYKPEAYPDTYFDFPVAVASVRP; translated from the coding sequence ATGACGGCTGTTGTGGGTGCGCTCGCGGTGCTGGCCGGCGGGGCGGCGGCGCCCTCCGGGTCCGGGCCCGGGTTCGTGGCGCTGCGCGAGGTGGATCCGAGCGTCCGGCAGGACATGCGGTACGCCGGTGCGCGGAATTTCACCGGTGGGGTGGTGGACGGGTACGAGGAGCCGGTGTGCCTGCTGGCCCGGCCCGCCGCCGAGGCGCTGCGGCGGGCGCAGCGGGGGTTGCTGCGGCGCGGGTACGCGCTGCGGGTGTACGACTGCTACCGGCCGCAGCGGGCGGTCGACCGGTTCGTGCGGTGGGCGCGGGAGGCGGACGGCCCGGACGACCGGGCGGCGAAGGCGGAATTCTATCCGCACGTGGAACGGAACCGGCTCATTCCGGAGGGGTACATCGCGGAGAAGTCCGGGCACAGCCGCGGGAGCACGCTCGATGTGACCCTGGAGGAACTGTCGGGCCGGCAGGTGGACATGGCGACGCCCTTCGACTTCTTCGATCCGCTCTCGCACACCGGTGATCCGCGGGTCACGGGTGCCGCACGCGCCCATCGGCAGTTGCTGAAGGGGGCGCTGGCCGAGCAGGGGTTCGTGAATCTTCCCGAGGAGTGGTGGCACTTCACGTACAAGCCGGAGGCGTATCCGGACACGTATTTCGATTTCCCCGTCGCTGTCGCCTCCGTCCGCCCGTGA
- a CDS encoding sensor histidine kinase, translating into MRFRGKSIRRKIVALLLVPLVSLTALWGFATVITGRQAIQLFDVAYVIDKVGYPVEDVVRVIQKERRQTLVVLGDPRAATATAELTKRRAETDEAVEQISVSARDAKVIDELSSQSAQRLRSIVGAFQGIGAMRRSVDQNALDPTQALELYNRLVDPCYDFLMNLHGLDNVEVDKEGRALIGISRARELLSREDAVIASALAARNVTAPDVRHVSDFAANRTLLYDFNLVTLPADDRERFESYWKDVQTKPLRDAEERFIAGGAVNKPRSVTPAQWDEAAAKVLEDLAAMNTAAGDRYQQRIEPVAMDVMIQAAAAGVLGFIALIVSLVLSVRIGRDLVRDLSRLRKEAHEASGVRLPSVMRRLAAGEPVDVETEAPHLEYEKDEVGQVGQALNTLQRAAVEAAVKQADLRRGVSEVFVNLARRNQVLLHRQLTLLDTMERRTEDTEELADLFRLDHMTTRMRRHAEGLVILSGAAPSRQWRKPVQLMDVVRAAVAEVEDYERIEVRRLTRLGIVGPAVADITHLIAELLENATVFSPPHTAVQVHGERVANGFTLEIHDRGLGMTPEALLDANLRLAETPEFELSDTDRLGLFVVSRLAQRHSVKVVLQPSPYGGTTAVVFLPVALLTEAPETNGNGMRLEGARAAAKSVRAASPAHAGHTGRTTSERPAPVAVERAPSGRPLPAAELRGPVELEAPLVDRGLDPLDDPAVLDGATAGIAGRTGAAGRPVMATLDDETPPNGTPRSALLGLRPADRPHTDRHTERNGARKNDRDRESLAPTGPVRLETQRAEASRPDAPRTPGAVPLPRRRPAPTLVADHGRRVERPVSAVPQPTAAPTAGSGDKDPAPGPGTGGLPRRVRQASLAPQLKKAQSAAPAEAATGQVADRDAEDVRTRMSALQRGWTAGRNQHAPHQSETEAGTSAAGGPGYENEGDGR; encoded by the coding sequence ATGCGCTTTCGCGGGAAGTCCATCCGCCGGAAGATCGTGGCGTTGCTCCTTGTGCCGCTCGTCTCCCTGACGGCCCTCTGGGGCTTCGCCACGGTCATCACCGGCCGTCAGGCGATCCAACTCTTCGACGTGGCCTACGTGATCGACAAGGTCGGCTACCCCGTCGAGGACGTCGTCCGCGTCATCCAGAAGGAACGGCGCCAGACCCTCGTCGTCCTCGGCGACCCGCGGGCCGCCACGGCCACCGCCGAACTCACCAAGCGCCGCGCCGAAACCGACGAGGCCGTCGAGCAGATCAGCGTCAGCGCACGCGACGCCAAGGTCATCGACGAGCTGAGCTCGCAGAGCGCCCAGCGCCTGCGCTCCATCGTCGGCGCCTTCCAGGGCATCGGTGCCATGCGCCGCTCCGTCGACCAGAACGCCCTGGACCCCACCCAGGCCCTGGAGCTCTACAACCGGCTGGTCGACCCCTGCTACGACTTCCTCATGAACCTCCACGGCCTGGACAACGTGGAGGTCGACAAGGAGGGCCGCGCCCTCATCGGCATCAGCCGCGCCCGTGAGCTGCTCTCCCGCGAGGACGCCGTCATCGCCTCCGCCCTCGCCGCGCGCAACGTCACCGCACCCGACGTGCGCCACGTCTCCGACTTCGCCGCCAACCGCACGCTGCTCTACGACTTCAACCTCGTGACCCTCCCCGCCGACGACCGGGAACGCTTCGAGAGTTACTGGAAGGACGTTCAGACCAAGCCCCTGCGCGATGCCGAGGAACGGTTCATCGCAGGCGGCGCCGTCAACAAGCCGCGCAGCGTCACCCCCGCCCAGTGGGACGAGGCCGCGGCCAAGGTCCTCGAAGACCTGGCGGCCATGAACACGGCCGCGGGCGACCGCTACCAGCAGCGCATCGAACCCGTCGCCATGGACGTCATGATCCAGGCCGCCGCCGCCGGTGTGCTCGGCTTCATCGCCCTCATCGTGTCCCTGGTCCTCTCCGTCCGCATCGGCCGCGACCTCGTCCGCGACCTGTCCCGGCTGCGCAAGGAGGCCCACGAGGCCTCCGGCGTCCGGCTGCCCAGCGTGATGCGCCGCCTCGCCGCCGGCGAGCCGGTTGACGTGGAGACCGAGGCGCCCCACCTCGAATACGAGAAGGACGAGGTCGGCCAGGTCGGCCAGGCCCTCAACACCCTCCAGCGCGCCGCCGTCGAGGCCGCCGTCAAGCAGGCGGACCTGCGGCGCGGTGTCTCCGAGGTGTTCGTCAACCTGGCCCGCCGCAACCAGGTGCTCCTGCACCGCCAGCTGACGCTCCTCGACACCATGGAACGCCGTACCGAGGACACCGAGGAACTCGCCGACCTCTTCCGCCTCGACCACATGACCACCCGCATGCGCCGCCACGCCGAGGGCCTCGTGATCCTCTCCGGCGCCGCGCCCTCCCGCCAGTGGCGCAAGCCCGTCCAGCTGATGGACGTCGTACGGGCCGCCGTCGCCGAGGTCGAGGACTACGAGCGCATAGAGGTGCGCCGCCTCACGCGCCTGGGCATCGTCGGCCCCGCCGTCGCCGACATCACCCACCTCATCGCCGAACTCCTCGAGAACGCCACGGTGTTCTCCCCGCCGCACACCGCGGTACAGGTGCACGGCGAGCGCGTGGCCAACGGCTTCACCCTGGAGATCCACGACCGCGGCCTCGGCATGACCCCGGAAGCCCTGCTCGACGCGAACCTCCGGCTCGCCGAGACCCCCGAGTTCGAACTCTCCGACACCGACCGCCTCGGCCTGTTCGTCGTCAGCCGCCTCGCGCAGCGCCACAGCGTCAAGGTCGTCCTCCAGCCCAGCCCGTACGGGGGCACCACCGCGGTGGTCTTCCTCCCCGTGGCCCTGCTCACCGAGGCCCCCGAGACCAACGGCAACGGCATGCGCCTCGAAGGCGCCCGGGCGGCCGCCAAGTCCGTACGGGCCGCCTCGCCCGCCCATGCCGGCCACACCGGCCGGACGACGTCCGAGCGGCCCGCGCCCGTCGCCGTGGAGCGCGCCCCGTCCGGCCGCCCGCTGCCCGCCGCCGAACTGCGCGGCCCGGTCGAGCTGGAGGCCCCGCTCGTCGACCGCGGCCTGGACCCGCTCGACGACCCCGCCGTCCTGGACGGCGCCACCGCCGGGATCGCGGGTCGCACCGGCGCCGCCGGCCGCCCCGTCATGGCCACCCTCGACGACGAGACCCCGCCGAACGGCACCCCGCGCAGCGCCCTGCTGGGCCTGCGCCCGGCGGACCGGCCGCACACCGACCGGCACACCGAGCGCAACGGCGCCCGCAAGAACGACCGCGACCGCGAATCGCTCGCCCCCACCGGCCCCGTCCGGTTGGAGACCCAGCGCGCGGAGGCCTCGCGACCCGACGCCCCCCGCACCCCGGGAGCCGTACCGCTGCCGCGCCGCCGCCCCGCCCCGACCCTGGTCGCCGATCACGGCCGCCGGGTGGAGCGCCCGGTGTCGGCGGTCCCGCAGCCCACCGCCGCCCCCACGGCCGGATCCGGTGACAAGGACCCCGCACCCGGCCCGGGCACCGGCGGGCTGCCCCGCCGGGTCCGCCAGGCCAGCCTGGCACCCCAGCTCAAGAAGGCCCAGTCCGCCGCACCCGCCGAAGCCGCCACTGGCCAGGTGGCCGACCGCGACGCGGAAGACGTACGTACGCGCATGTCCGCACTCCAGCGTGGCTGGACGGCGGGCCGCAACCAGCACGCACCGCATCAGTCCGAGACCGAGGCAGGCACATCCGCCGCCGGCGGTCCCGGATACGAGAACGAAGGGGACGGTCGATGA
- a CDS encoding lipid-transfer protein, whose product MSTDIAVLGAGMHPWGKWGRSFVEYGRAAARAALADAGLDWTDVQSIVGADTVRSGYPGYVAGATFAQALGWQGARVTSVYAACASGAQAIGAARAQILAGLADVVLVVGADAAPKGFFAPAGGDRPDDPDWLRFRVLGATNPAYFALYARRRMAVYGDTPEDFAQVKVKNAAAGVLNPHARYRKGVSAEEVAASAVVADPLRLLDICATSDGGAALVLGSMDFARSRGVADPVRIRAVSTVTPTYPRTVLDLPDIATDSAVAVDPAAGSFRSSIARAAYEEAGLGPDELSLAEVYDLSTALELEWYEDIGLCGEGEGAKLVREGATSLGGRIPVNTSGGLASFGEAVPAQAIAQVCELTWQLRGTAGGRQVPGARAGITANQGLFGHGSAVVAVR is encoded by the coding sequence ATGAGCACCGACATCGCCGTCCTCGGAGCCGGAATGCACCCCTGGGGCAAATGGGGCCGCAGCTTCGTCGAGTACGGCCGGGCCGCCGCGCGGGCGGCGCTCGCGGACGCCGGACTGGACTGGACGGACGTGCAGTCGATCGTCGGCGCCGACACCGTGCGCTCGGGCTACCCGGGCTACGTGGCCGGCGCCACCTTCGCGCAGGCCCTCGGCTGGCAGGGCGCACGGGTGACCAGCGTGTACGCGGCCTGCGCCTCCGGGGCACAGGCGATCGGAGCGGCCCGCGCGCAGATCCTGGCGGGCCTGGCCGACGTGGTCCTCGTGGTGGGTGCGGATGCGGCTCCCAAGGGGTTCTTCGCCCCGGCGGGCGGCGACCGGCCGGACGATCCGGACTGGCTGCGGTTCCGCGTGCTGGGCGCCACCAACCCGGCGTACTTCGCGCTGTACGCCCGGCGCCGGATGGCCGTCTACGGGGACACCCCGGAGGACTTCGCCCAGGTCAAGGTGAAGAACGCGGCTGCAGGGGTGCTCAACCCGCACGCCCGCTACCGCAAGGGAGTGAGCGCCGAGGAGGTCGCGGCCTCGGCGGTCGTCGCCGATCCGCTCCGGCTGCTCGACATCTGCGCCACCTCCGACGGGGGCGCCGCGCTGGTGCTGGGCAGCATGGACTTCGCGCGTTCGCGCGGGGTGGCCGATCCGGTGAGGATCCGCGCGGTGTCCACGGTGACGCCCACGTATCCGCGGACGGTGCTGGACCTGCCGGACATCGCGACCGACTCTGCGGTGGCCGTGGATCCGGCGGCCGGATCCTTCCGGTCGTCGATCGCGCGCGCCGCGTACGAGGAGGCGGGGCTGGGCCCGGACGAGCTCTCGCTCGCCGAGGTGTACGACCTGTCCACCGCCCTCGAACTGGAGTGGTACGAGGACATCGGGCTGTGCGGGGAGGGCGAGGGGGCGAAGCTCGTCCGGGAGGGCGCGACCTCGCTGGGCGGCCGGATCCCGGTCAACACCAGTGGCGGGCTGGCCTCCTTCGGGGAGGCGGTGCCGGCGCAGGCCATCGCGCAGGTGTGCGAACTGACGTGGCAGCTGCGCGGGACGGCCGGGGGCCGGCAGGTGCCGGGGGCGAGGGCCGGGATCACGGCCAATCAGGGGCTGTTCGGGCACGGATCGGCCGTCGTCGCCGTGCGCTGA
- a CDS encoding GTP-binding protein: MAFGRFSRTGAMHAVSPVEPLTLKILVAGGFGVGKTTLVSAVSEIRPLRTEERLSEPGVGVDDTGGVEGKNTTTVAMDFGRITLREDLVLYLFGTPGQDRFWFLWDELAQGALGAVVLADTRRLADCFAAVDYFERRGIPFVVVVNCFDGADRHPVVTVRTALDLDPGVPVLLCDARDRESVKDVLVGVVEHAMSLARERRRSLSAGA, from the coding sequence ATGGCCTTCGGGCGCTTTAGCCGCACCGGTGCCATGCACGCGGTGTCGCCGGTCGAGCCGCTGACCTTGAAGATCCTGGTCGCGGGCGGCTTCGGGGTGGGCAAGACCACCCTGGTCAGTGCAGTGAGCGAGATCAGACCGCTGCGGACCGAGGAACGGCTCTCCGAGCCGGGCGTCGGTGTCGACGACACCGGGGGAGTGGAGGGCAAGAACACCACGACCGTGGCCATGGACTTCGGGCGCATCACGCTCCGCGAGGACCTGGTGCTGTACCTGTTCGGCACGCCCGGGCAGGACCGCTTCTGGTTCCTGTGGGACGAGCTGGCCCAGGGCGCGCTCGGCGCCGTGGTCCTCGCCGACACCCGCCGCCTCGCCGACTGCTTCGCTGCCGTCGACTACTTCGAGCGGCGCGGGATCCCGTTCGTGGTCGTCGTCAACTGCTTCGACGGCGCCGACCGGCACCCGGTGGTGACCGTACGGACGGCACTCGACCTCGACCCCGGGGTACCGGTGCTGCTGTGCGATGCACGGGACCGGGAATCCGTGAAGGACGTGCTGGTGGGGGTCGTGGAACACGCGATGTCCCTGGCGCGCGAGCGGCGCCGGAGCCTGTCCGCGGGGGCCTGA
- a CDS encoding roadblock/LC7 domain-containing protein, whose protein sequence is MTAPQTGNDTRGRGSGPLNWLLDELVDRVGSIRKAVVLSGDGLPTGSSKDLTREDSEHLAAVASGFHSLAKGVGRHFDSGRVRQTVVELDEAFLFVMAAGDGSCLAVLADADSDVGQVAYEMTLMVKRVGDHLATAPRTGLPAGG, encoded by the coding sequence ATGACCGCACCGCAGACCGGCAACGACACCAGGGGCCGCGGCTCCGGCCCGCTCAACTGGCTCCTCGACGAGCTCGTCGACAGGGTCGGCTCCATCCGCAAGGCGGTGGTCCTCTCCGGCGACGGCCTGCCCACCGGCAGCTCCAAGGACCTGACCCGCGAGGACAGCGAGCACCTGGCGGCCGTGGCCTCCGGTTTCCACAGCCTGGCCAAGGGCGTCGGCCGGCACTTCGACTCCGGCCGGGTCCGCCAGACCGTGGTCGAACTCGACGAGGCCTTCCTCTTCGTCATGGCCGCGGGCGACGGCAGCTGCCTGGCCGTGCTGGCCGACGCGGACTCCGACGTCGGGCAGGTCGCGTACGAGATGACGCTGATGGTCAAGCGAGTGGGCGACCACCTGGCGACCGCCCCGCGCACCGGGCTGCCAGCCGGAGGGTGA
- a CDS encoding NUDIX domain-containing protein has translation MPAQLKDSHCSTCGAPYSTHAWPRSCTACGATAYRNPLPVAVTLLPVEDVDGTGLVVITRTIEPALGGVALPGGFIDFGEDWRDAVVRELREETGITAPASEVTLADALSSPAGHLLLFGLLPPRRAADLPASKPTDETTGWHVLHTPSPLAFPLHTQAADAWFAGKYA, from the coding sequence ATGCCGGCACAGCTGAAGGACTCGCACTGCTCCACCTGCGGAGCGCCCTACTCCACCCACGCGTGGCCCCGCTCCTGCACCGCCTGCGGGGCGACCGCCTACCGCAACCCGCTCCCGGTGGCCGTCACCCTCCTCCCCGTCGAGGACGTTGACGGCACCGGCCTCGTGGTCATCACCCGCACCATCGAACCGGCACTCGGCGGGGTCGCCCTCCCCGGCGGCTTCATCGACTTCGGCGAGGACTGGCGCGACGCGGTCGTCCGCGAGCTCCGCGAGGAGACCGGCATCACGGCCCCGGCGTCAGAGGTCACCCTGGCCGACGCCCTGAGCTCCCCGGCGGGCCACCTCCTCCTCTTCGGACTCCTCCCGCCCCGCCGCGCCGCAGACCTCCCCGCCTCGAAGCCGACGGACGAGACCACGGGCTGGCACGTCCTGCACACCCCGTCCCCCCTGGCCTTCCCCCTCCACACCCAGGCGGCCGACGCCTGGTTCGCCGGGAAGTACGCCTGA
- a CDS encoding DUF742 domain-containing protein: MSADGPDHAHWFDDDAGPVVRPYAMTRGRTSHAGQHRLDLIALVVAEAAADDPVWDMTLSPEHAHILGLCRGRPQSVAELAADLDLAVGVVRVLIGDLVDEELVHVTRPVPPAELPDESILREVIDGLRAL; the protein is encoded by the coding sequence CTGTCGGCCGACGGCCCCGACCACGCGCACTGGTTCGACGACGACGCGGGTCCCGTCGTACGCCCGTACGCCATGACCCGCGGCCGGACCAGCCACGCGGGTCAGCACCGCCTCGACCTGATCGCGCTCGTCGTCGCCGAAGCGGCGGCCGACGATCCGGTCTGGGACATGACCCTCTCCCCGGAACACGCCCACATCCTCGGGCTGTGCCGGGGCCGGCCGCAGTCGGTCGCCGAACTCGCGGCCGACCTCGACCTCGCGGTCGGGGTCGTACGCGTCCTCATCGGCGACCTGGTCGACGAGGAACTGGTCCATGTGACCCGGCCGGTACCACCGGCCGAACTGCCCGATGAATCCATTCTGCGTGAGGTGATCGATGGCCTTCGGGCGCTTTAG
- a CDS encoding SRPBCC family protein: MVDILHRVGITATPEKVYEALTTVEGLAAWWTTDTSGNGDGSLQFRFGDVGGFDMKVLDLQPNARVLWEVVDGPAEWVGTTVSFELAREGEWTILMFTHAGWREPVEFMNHCSTKWAIFLMSLKSLVETGTGAPHPRDVQISNWH; encoded by the coding sequence ATGGTGGACATCCTGCACCGGGTGGGAATCACGGCCACCCCGGAGAAGGTCTACGAGGCACTCACCACGGTCGAGGGTCTGGCCGCGTGGTGGACGACCGACACGAGCGGGAACGGCGACGGCTCCCTGCAGTTCCGGTTCGGCGACGTCGGCGGCTTCGACATGAAGGTTCTCGACCTGCAGCCGAACGCGCGGGTCCTGTGGGAGGTCGTCGACGGTCCGGCCGAGTGGGTCGGGACCACGGTGAGCTTCGAGCTGGCCCGGGAAGGCGAGTGGACGATCCTCATGTTCACGCACGCGGGGTGGCGCGAACCGGTCGAGTTCATGAACCACTGCAGCACCAAGTGGGCGATCTTCCTGATGAGCCTGAAGTCCCTGGTGGAGACGGGCACCGGCGCTCCGCATCCGCGCGACGTGCAGATCAGCAACTGGCACTGA
- a CDS encoding SRPBCC domain-containing protein: MEYGSIERELHIDASPEVVFEVLSSPEHIRDWWSAETAFEPTAGATASLTWSDGDTGRHKSAPFTVVAADPPRMFSFRWTYDEAELGRGTAGPGNSLLVTFELVPTGGGTTVRFRETGYRERGWEAAVLEAHYNDHRQGWDFYLPRLVATAESLAAAR, encoded by the coding sequence ATGGAGTACGGGAGCATCGAACGCGAGCTGCACATCGACGCCTCGCCCGAGGTGGTGTTCGAGGTGCTCAGCAGCCCCGAGCACATCCGGGACTGGTGGAGCGCCGAGACCGCGTTCGAGCCGACCGCCGGCGCGACGGCCAGCCTCACCTGGTCGGACGGGGACACGGGCCGGCACAAGTCCGCACCGTTCACGGTCGTGGCGGCCGACCCGCCACGGATGTTCTCGTTCCGCTGGACGTACGACGAGGCAGAGCTGGGGAGAGGGACAGCGGGTCCGGGCAACTCGCTGCTGGTGACCTTCGAGCTCGTCCCCACGGGAGGGGGAACCACGGTCCGCTTCCGCGAGACCGGCTACCGCGAGCGGGGTTGGGAGGCCGCCGTTCTCGAAGCCCACTACAACGACCACCGGCAGGGCTGGGACTTCTACCTGCCGCGCCTGGTCGCGACCGCCGAGTCGCTGGCGGCCGCGCGATGA